The Melitaea cinxia chromosome 8, ilMelCinx1.1, whole genome shotgun sequence genomic interval cctgttggtgagtaaggtgaccagagctcctggggggattggggattgggtcggtaacgcgcttgcgatgcttctggtgttgcaggcgtctataagctacggtaatcgcttaccatcaggtgagccgtacgcttgtttgccgacctagtgacataaaaaaaaaaaaaaatgattagtaAAGTCTTTTCTCTCACATATATGATATTTCAACTGAGACCTCCAATCAAATCCTAAggatttttctaaattaaatatggcacataaaaagtttaatcaaaatgaacttaacattttaaaaagttagCTCTCGAAAACGTTTATTTGAGTAGGAAACtgataaaatattctatttcccTTCAAAATCAAGTTAGGATTATCATCAATTCTAAAGATCTGCACTTTTCGGTTACAAACCTTGAGGAAAGTAACACGTAACTACTTACTTCATCGTCATTAATCTTATTAATTACGGCAGCATAATGATATTCTACATTTTAGCTGGATTATTTACAAGGGCTTAATATCCAATATTGTAACATAAATTCCGAATCATTTTATGACTATGAGGTATTTTACATCGTTTAGCTACATCTAAACCAttgagattatttttttccaGGTCTATACATCAACTCCATTTCTTTAGGTATCGAGTGCCTGTACTTCTGTACAATACTGCCAGtaacaacttttttaaaatttgtctcTTTTTTGTGCGTTTCAATGTAGAATAATTTTCTTTCAACTGCTTACTAATGATGTCGCCAAACAATGCTTTCTTGACTACTTCTTTTTTTTGATCACGCTCCTCTAACATTTTCAAATTCTTTGTCTTAGGTGTATCTTCAAggcttttttttcttgtttttaccGTTAAATCTCGCTAATCCTCTTTTGTACTTCTCAAGTTTTTTCTCTAAGCGTGCGATCTTTTCATTTCTTTCTCTGTTAAACTTCATTCGTCGCTTTGTggattctttttttctttggttTAAACTAGCACTGGAGACTACTGGGCTTTGAGCTGGAGATATTTGAACTTGAACTGGAGTAGAGGGTCTTGTAGGAAGAGTATCTGCTTCTGGATCGGCGTATTTTCTTAGTCTTTTGGCTCGGTATACAGTACAATGTTCTTTCCACTTCTTTAAGGCAGCACTGTGCTCAGGAAGTGTCATGTCCTTTACTAATTTTCGCaaccctttttttttttgcttctttTGGTACTTTATTTTCTCCTTTTCTCCCATTGGCTCTCTCTTTTCaaggtcattttttttttcattcgtaTCGTAGTCGCTCTGCTTATCTCTTCTTCTGTAATAATTCCTCTCGGGATAACTTTTTCTCTTTAGGAACCATAGTGTATGTATTTTCGATAGAcctgtgtaaaataatataagattatAAAGGAAAATAATGCGAAGCAATGATACTTTGATGATCctcacattaataaaatatactaatggataatttaatacaaacaatacataaaaataataaccaatACGCAAAATACACAGTCCTCTGTTGTGTAAAACAGTCCCTTGCTGCATGTTCCGACAGGGGACTGTGTAAGGTTAGATTtgacaatatttacaaaactgaattaaaatagttttctaAGAACCTACCGATCAATTtagaccaaaaaataataaaacaatgaacgataaagcaataattaaagtaattaacatataaatattattacttaccaGAGGACTGTGTGCGTTAGCGGATCAAACGCGTGTTCACACCACAAATGCCGCTCACTAAACAAAATGGCGTTTTGTCGCCGCATTCGGCAAGGTGTCCAACTTAACAATAATTGCCTTTCGTTTCTCTCTAAAAAAcgtttgtaaatattgttttttttttttaattatggattTAAATATTTGGCAGGGAACTGTTTGAAAACTGTGGGGATAAAGTTTACAggtgtttattaatataataaaatccgTAACGAGACtttgttttaagaaaataatattaattttgttatttttcttattatattaactGCCAAATGTACGTAGtttcaataactttttcgtGAATCTCGTTTCTAGGCGGAATTACGGTGATGGGGACAGCCCGGGGACTGTATTTTTAGAGCTTCTGTCACgtcttgaaaaaaaatattaaaatagttatggTTCTAAAAACAATGGGCCCGTAAAGTTTCAAGGCTCGGATTTTCATTaggagtgattttttttaaataattaaatttattttggaaaaaaaCGGTCGGGACAGCCGATTACAAGATTACAGAGAATCGCCCCTATAacacaaaaagtacttgtcagatctcaattaaatttaaatgggaccacatgacaagcacaaccttttgaataaaaaaagaatcatcgaaatcggtccgtCCAGTAAAATGTTTtgaggtaaaatacataaaaataacaaaatacagtggaattgaaaacatccttcttttttgaagtcggttaaaatgtataatattccTATCAATGATGTTATtcatattaagtatatatatgtatattaaaacagtgaaaatatattataataatgattgttGAGGATatcatactatttttttttttttttttataatgaaataaattcttAGTTTCATTaacaattaacaatataaaaccACAAACATTTTTTCAGGATTTATTGGACATTGTGGAACAATTAGCTCTTGGTGGACATGGAGACAAAGTTGAACAGATATTTTCccatttacataaatatgtagGGTACAATCAAGAAGCTTGCAATCTCATTTTGAGACTACTTAATAAAGGCCACGAAGAAGTAGCGAAAAACATCTTAAAAACAATGCCAAAGACGCTAAATGTAGAAGACACGATGTTTAAAGGAGCATTTTATGTGAAACAtttgatgaaattaaataagCCGGTAGATGCATTAATCCAATCATGTAGAGATTTGCAAAACGAGGGTCTTATACCAAGTGCTATTTATATAGCCACAGAGGCAGCATTAACGCAAGGACGGTCGGAATTAGCACTAAAATTTTTTAAGGAGCTTAAAAAAGATGGAATGGAAATACGTCAACATTTTTACTGGCCATTATTAGTCCAAAAAGGAAAAGAGAGAGATGAGGAAGGTCTTTTAGAAATAGTGCGTAATATGTGCAGTGAGGGATTAGCGCCTTCTGGAGAAGCACTGAGAGATTATATTATCCCATTCCTTATAGAAAAAGATACGCcacaaaacataatattaaaacttcAAGTCGCAAATGTTCCAACTATTCTTAGTGCGAGATGTGTTATGATCGAACTTCTTGAATCTGGAAACATCAAGGCAGCAGCCGAAGTTGCTTTAAATTATCGCACTAGAGGCCAATATTCATTATTATCCCGACCTCTTGTAAGCGcattaaaaacaacaaaagataTAAAATCCTTTGCAACTATACTACATGTCGCATGTAGCAATGCTCAGTCGCCACAAGAAGATACTTCAAATGACGACTTAGAATCTGATGATAACGACAGCAATGAAGTAGGACGTATCGTTAAAAATGCTATTAAGGTCATTGCAAGGGATGGTCTAGTTGAAGAACTCTTATCTAGACTTTTATCCAAAGGACTGCGAATTAGCACAAGTTCTGCTGAACAAATAGAACAGTATCTCGGAAATAATATGACAACTGAAATTTCAAAACTGCTTACTCAATTAACTTCAGCTGAATTAGAAGTAGCGCCTCTAGAATTCGTACGCCGCAATCAAATACCGCGTACTGCAGCGCAATTGGAAACTCTGTTAGAACAAGTCATTAGCAAGGATGGAAATAATGTAAATCGTTTGAGGAAACAAGTGCTATCTGCGTATATACAAGAGAAAAACGTTGAAAAGGTGAAAAGTCTTGtagaaaatttcaaaacaacTGACTTTGAATTTAACTTATCGACGCTTGCGCAattgtttgaattttattgCGAACATGATGAAATCGATAAGGCTAATGATGTTAAAGCCGAAATAGCTTCAAAAGATACGAATTTcattttgaataattataagaaaGTTTCAATGGCTTACGCCTACGTTCGGGCAAATCGAATTGATGaagctattaaatttttatatgacaataaacCACAAGGTGAAACTGAAAATACAACTTTCTTACTTAATTCCAAAAGCTGGCAAATGTTGAACTCGTTGGCTGAAGCGAAAAATGATACAGCGGTTAGtacattaataattgtaaattttaaacagtataatttttgtataagttAAGAGcaacttaactttttttttaggttaaAGAAATGACGAAAGCATTACTAGATAATGGTTATTTGGTACCGAACAATATCCTTCTCGGACCCTCGATCAAAGTTCATTTACTAAAGGATGATGTAGATAGTGCATTGAAAGAATTCGAAAATTGTTGCAAACAATACAGAAGTACTCCGTGGAAAGGCGAATTAATGAAAGCCCTTATTATTAGAGAAGATGCCAACAAATTGCAATGGCTTGCTGACCTTAGTACACAGGTAAGTGCCTACCTTTGTCTATAACAGATAAACGAACTATTGTAAGGTTTGATCTCAAAGTTAACAATGGCACTCAATTAGGAGGAATAAGGAGTCATCCATAAATGACGTCACGCgaatttcacgatttttttttccttcttcCCCTACCTCTACCTaccctaattattatttatttaatttaaacatcagtttcgaaattattttatttatatttaaattatttttcaataaaaacaacattaatcCAAAATACTCCTCCGCACGCTTTCACAATGTCACACTTCTTGGACCCCTACaggtgtgacgtaatttatggattaCCCATAATATGTGTGATATTTTTCATctactgtatttattatttatataaccaaATGTATAGTTTGGGGCacttaaagaaatataaaaataactcatatcttatattataaaatgatataataaaataatatatttttgtactaaaataataaatatatttgtttctatATACTAATCCTATTCAAAAGCTCTTTCCACCCATgtgtgcatttttttttcacaatttcaAGTCTGCTCCTCCTTTTATCAAActcaagttttattatttcaagtaTCTATAtcaaagtattaataataattaggagAAAATAAGATGTAATAGATAAGTTTGTtataaaagtaagaaaaaagTATCGTCTTATATACTAAATAGTAAATTACTTTTTGTATAAGACATTTATGCtatttataaatagattataTAGCCTTCAAATTTTACAATAGCTATGTAAATGTCACAAAGCAGATTGTAAATGCAATATCGTTACCTTATTATACGCACAAATtcacatttgaatttaatagaaaaatacataaatttaataataaaatatatttttcagatTCATGGTGAGGTCAACATTCTCCATGATTTAGTTCTAGCATTCATCGAGTGTGGTCGTTTGAGACAAGCGCGTCGTATCCTAGAGACCCCTGGACTACATACTAAACAAAAGCGACTCCAAGATGCGTGTGAACGATATGTTGATGTAATTAATaccctatttattttaaatgtttatttgtagCACATAATATCTCGTATTggctaatttataaataaaaataattgtagccGGTCAATGTACATAAGTGATTAAGAACAAAACTTTCAGGATCTAGATATAAGAGCAAactaatggattttttttttatttacgttcttaaatgtctatatatttttgtaaaatgaagaACTTATAATATTTGGATGCCATTTTAACGATTGTATAGGTTTTGATAAGTGGATAGTCTAGAGTAGATGAAAACTTGAGATATGTGTTTATCAATGAAACAACTGTTTCggattttattaagttttttagatgtccgacgtttcggatactttacagcaaacatggtcctcccgtgaccatgttTGCTTGTCTCACCGTtaataataaaccacgataatatccgaaaaagttttcattataatccgcgtaaacattagaaaagaaTATATGtgtttagcaataaaaatatctcgTAACACCCATATCGACATCGCGAGCATAAGATagttttagatataaataaatttatattagcataaaaacttgattttattaataaaaatttgtgttttcaGGAAGGCAAATCTGAATATCTCGAAGGGTTACTTGAAGCGACTAAAGATCTGTCTCATATTGATCGCTCAAACATTTTCTATCATTTGATGGTAACATATTGCAAAGCAGACGAAACTGACAAAGCATTGGGGCTTTGGACGGTACTTCAAGAAGAAGGTGAAGTACCAAGTGATGACTTCCTACTGTATCTTGGTAATCATCTAAAGTCTAAAAACAGAGACATTCCTTTTGTAATACCAGAAACAAGTATAAAAGCTGAACCAGTACAAAAATCAACAGTAACACCTAAATCTACTGAAAATGTCAAGAAAGAGCaatcaaaattaagtaaaaatgatTTGTCAAACCAAATCGAAGATTTAATCAAAGATGGAAAAGCCAAACAAGCGGCAGACTATACTCTGAAAAATTTAGAACTAGGTGTGATACCTAGACCTAATGTTCTCAAGTTTCTTTTAAAATCATTAGCAGAAGATGGTAACTATGAGAAAATAGAGTTGATAGGAAAATACCTGACtgaaacaatgaaaaaaaatgtcacatACGATAATAAATTAACGCAAGCTATCTTTTTGAGGGGAAATGGAGCACAGCATATGGATAATATTATGAATTCGTTAGAAAGTGCAAAAAATGTAGATGAAATAGAGAATATTCTCAGAAAATTTCCACGGAGTAATGCCTTAGCCTCTGCTGTACAAAATAGGGAATTGGATGCTAAATGtaagtgttttataattattaaataatcatgaaaaatcgcaaaaacagtaagaataaatgtaaaagcataataatattttggtaaagttactttttttgtgcactaattactttataaacttaaataaatattttataattattaatatacacaagattgtaattataatataagtaagtaATATCAGTCGGctctaatgtttattttatattgcatatacctatgtatgtaCTTTTTTGCCaagcatataataaataaaataaggctGACACTCAAATGTCAtctcataatatatattttaacagatttaaataaaatatgatattctAATATAGTATAATGAAGCTAAGCTACATCCATTTCACTTGTATTATGTAAGTAATCTTTATTCAACAGGTCAAAAGGCAGTCGAACTGGCAGCATCTAAAGGTTTCACTTTACCTGCTAACTTATTGTGGATGGAATATATGTTATTAGGAAATGAGAAAGAAGCCAATTCTATATGGCAAAAGTATTTGACAAATGCAAATGTTGTTATATTCAGACGGTTACTTCAGGAAAGTCACTTAAGAAAGGAGCCACAAATCATTGAAAAACTAAtcgataatttaaaatcaaatacaaaTCTCCCCCTGGCATCAATCGGCAATGCTTACTCTAGGTTGATTAATTTCTACATTCTTGAAAACAAAATTGATGAAGCAAAAGCAGCTTTAAATAGAGCTTTCGAATGCGGCGTCACAAAGGAACACATCAATCAGtctagtattaaaaatttacaaactgCTGGATTGAAAATTGACTAATTTATAAagtgaattattgttattatgtagtAATTATTGGGTAAAAAATTTAAGCAAGACCATGTAAAAATTTGGATGTTCTTtgtcttataaattaaaaaaaaagaagaataagcatttttttttaaatacagaaatAGACTGCAAATGCCTATAAACTTTAACATGATTACCATTTTTGTGTATAACAATTGGGAGAAGAATTAAGATTGTTTATAAACAAGTATTGTATGACgaattagaattaatttaaatttattaaagtattagttaattatttttgagttttatttcataataaactttatataattatgcaattcgcatatatatatatcaaatgaaaataaacattatttatccTTGTCTTACGATTTTCCTAACgtctatttaatataaatttagcgCTTATACCAgtcttatataatttttctagttcatttataataatattcttagtCAACTATCATGCGTTTTAATGAATTCAACAATCTAATGTTGACATGCACAGCT includes:
- the LOC123655985 gene encoding leucine-rich PPR motif-containing protein, mitochondrial yields the protein MSSLLRSTKFVRYFTGAARTLIINSSKTADATLLINPKALTTVNNVLLRDYATKKNESLEPLLQKLDSEVRRFGRITKRDIDEVFDELRARHDITSSQSLLVIRCCGELVPEELPEQRTLLVQKIWNVLTERGVPMDVSHYNALLRVYIENEHSFSPAKFLEEMEKKGLQPNRVTYQRLMWRYCQDGDVDGATKVLEKMREVNMPVSEPVLNALVMGHAYHGDTEGAKAVLETMSGAGLKPSNRTYALLACGYAKQGDIAAVESIIAKAKDQDSDLTDKDLLDIVEQLALGGHGDKVEQIFSHLHKYVGYNQEACNLILRLLNKGHEEVAKNILKTMPKTLNVEDTMFKGAFYVKHLMKLNKPVDALIQSCRDLQNEGLIPSAIYIATEAALTQGRSELALKFFKELKKDGMEIRQHFYWPLLVQKGKERDEEGLLEIVRNMCSEGLAPSGEALRDYIIPFLIEKDTPQNIILKLQVANVPTILSARCVMIELLESGNIKAAAEVALNYRTRGQYSLLSRPLVSALKTTKDIKSFATILHVACSNAQSPQEDTSNDDLESDDNDSNEVGRIVKNAIKVIARDGLVEELLSRLLSKGLRISTSSAEQIEQYLGNNMTTEISKLLTQLTSAELEVAPLEFVRRNQIPRTAAQLETLLEQVISKDGNNVNRLRKQVLSAYIQEKNVEKVKSLVENFKTTDFEFNLSTLAQLFEFYCEHDEIDKANDVKAEIASKDTNFILNNYKKVSMAYAYVRANRIDEAIKFLYDNKPQGETENTTFLLNSKSWQMLNSLAEAKNDTAVKEMTKALLDNGYLVPNNILLGPSIKVHLLKDDVDSALKEFENCCKQYRSTPWKGELMKALIIREDANKLQWLADLSTQIHGEVNILHDLVLAFIECGRLRQARRILETPGLHTKQKRLQDACERYVDEGKSEYLEGLLEATKDLSHIDRSNIFYHLMVTYCKADETDKALGLWTVLQEEGEVPSDDFLLYLGNHLKSKNRDIPFVIPETSIKAEPVQKSTVTPKSTENVKKEQSKLSKNDLSNQIEDLIKDGKAKQAADYTLKNLELGVIPRPNVLKFLLKSLAEDGNYEKIELIGKYLTETMKKNVTYDNKLTQAIFLRGNGAQHMDNIMNSLESAKNVDEIENILRKFPRSNALASAVQNRELDAKCQKAVELAASKGFTLPANLLWMEYMLLGNEKEANSIWQKYLTNANVVIFRRLLQESHLRKEPQIIEKLIDNLKSNTNLPLASIGNAYSRLINFYILENKIDEAKAALNRAFECGVTKEHINQSSIKNLQTAGLKID